In the Magnetospira sp. QH-2 genome, one interval contains:
- a CDS encoding peptide ABC transporter substrate-binding protein has translation MRVLLLAALLVLSSMAAQARDSLTIGLTQFPSTFHPSIDSMAAKSYILGLARRPLTTHDADWNVVCMLCVDLPTLENGGAIRETTADGKPGIAVTYRLHPKATWGDGQPVRAEDVVFTWEVGRHPKVGVGNLELYRSITAIDVIDAKTVTIHFDKISFDYNALNDFEVLPAHLDQAAFEADPESYRKTTVYDTDTTNPGLYFGPYRIAEVVTGSHVVLIPNPTWYGKPPAFKRIVVRVIGNTAALEANLLSGGLDMIAGELGVTLDQALAFEKRHGKKVQILYEPGLVYEHLDLNLSNPILADKRVRKAMLMAIDRQAMSEKLFAGKQPVAQTSVSPLDWVHAPEVVSATYDLKAAGVLLDQAGWRMGTRGLRRNAEGDLLSLEIMTTAGNRTRELVEQVIQAQLKQVGIELKIRNQPARVFFGETVTRRQFTGLALFAWISSPENVPRTTLHSGHIPTAENNWAGQNYTGYSNPDMDRLLETIDIELDRDKRRALWRRLQEIYAEDLPVLPLYFRANAHILPKWLTGLKPTGHMAPSTYWVEEWGETP, from the coding sequence ATGCGGGTCCTGCTCTTGGCCGCGCTCTTAGTGCTGTCCTCCATGGCGGCCCAGGCCCGGGACAGCCTGACCATCGGTCTGACCCAGTTTCCGTCCACCTTCCATCCCAGTATCGATTCCATGGCTGCCAAGTCCTATATCCTGGGACTGGCCAGACGCCCCCTGACCACCCACGATGCCGATTGGAACGTGGTCTGTATGCTCTGCGTGGACCTGCCGACCTTGGAAAACGGCGGTGCGATCCGCGAGACCACCGCCGACGGCAAGCCGGGCATCGCCGTGACCTATCGCCTGCATCCCAAGGCCACCTGGGGCGATGGCCAGCCTGTCCGTGCCGAGGACGTGGTCTTTACCTGGGAGGTGGGGCGTCACCCGAAGGTCGGGGTCGGCAATCTGGAGCTTTATCGGAGCATCACCGCCATTGATGTCATCGATGCCAAAACCGTGACCATCCACTTCGATAAGATCAGCTTCGATTACAACGCCTTGAACGATTTCGAGGTGCTGCCGGCGCATCTGGACCAAGCCGCTTTCGAGGCCGATCCGGAGAGCTACCGTAAGACCACCGTCTACGATACCGATACCACCAACCCCGGGCTCTATTTCGGGCCCTATCGCATCGCCGAGGTGGTCACCGGCTCCCATGTGGTGTTGATCCCCAATCCCACCTGGTACGGCAAGCCGCCCGCCTTCAAGCGCATTGTGGTGCGGGTGATCGGCAATACGGCGGCCCTGGAGGCCAACCTTCTGTCCGGCGGTCTGGACATGATCGCGGGCGAGCTGGGGGTCACCTTGGACCAGGCCCTGGCCTTCGAGAAGCGCCATGGCAAGAAGGTCCAGATCCTCTACGAACCGGGACTGGTCTATGAGCACCTGGACCTGAACCTGTCCAATCCGATCCTCGCCGACAAGCGGGTGCGCAAGGCAATGCTGATGGCCATCGACCGCCAGGCCATGAGCGAAAAGCTGTTTGCCGGCAAGCAGCCGGTGGCCCAGACCTCGGTCAGCCCCCTGGACTGGGTCCATGCGCCCGAGGTTGTTTCGGCAACCTATGACCTAAAGGCCGCCGGGGTTCTGTTGGACCAAGCGGGCTGGCGCATGGGCACCCGGGGCCTGCGCCGCAATGCCGAGGGCGATCTGCTTAGCCTGGAAATCATGACCACGGCGGGCAACCGTACCCGCGAGTTGGTGGAGCAGGTGATTCAGGCGCAGCTCAAGCAGGTCGGGATCGAATTGAAGATCCGCAACCAGCCGGCCCGGGTATTCTTTGGCGAGACCGTGACCCGGCGCCAATTCACCGGCCTGGCTCTGTTCGCCTGGATCTCCTCGCCGGAAAACGTGCCGCGCACCACCTTGCATTCGGGCCATATTCCCACCGCTGAAAACAATTGGGCGGGCCAGAATTACACCGGCTATAGCAACCCGGACATGGACCGATTGCTGGAAACCATCGATATCGAACTGGACCGGGACAAACGCCGTGCCCTGTGGCGACGCTTGCAGGAAATCTACGCCGAGGACCTGCCCGTCCTGCCCCTGTACTTCCGCGCCAACGCCCATATCCTGCCGAAATGGCTCACCGGCCTGAAACCCACCGGCCATATGGCGCCAAGCACCTATTGGGTGGAGGAGTGGGGCGAGACTCCCTGA
- a CDS encoding TMEM165/GDT1 family protein, with amino-acid sequence MDLEQVLGQIKADHGNIAHWTLPLLDSFNTSSMAHHETEGGVHAITVTHRNPSSRISENHVLEPNTTRGNNMWWQTAGTTLAIIGLAEIGDKSQLVCMALAAKHGRVRPILFGAVLAFALLNGLAVIFGGALAQWLPQEWILGGVAVLFAGFGIHSLLHADEDEDDDTEERKFGSLFITTFLMIFLAELGDKTQIAVAGLAGIYPILFVWIGATVALAITSVIGAVAGKTVLGKLPIVWLHRFAGVLFLGMSAFAAWSLLSALNYV; translated from the coding sequence ATGGACTTGGAACAGGTTCTTGGCCAGATCAAGGCCGATCATGGTAACATTGCTCATTGGACGCTCCCGCTATTGGATAGTTTCAACACCTCCAGTATGGCTCATCACGAAACCGAAGGGGGCGTCCATGCCATTACCGTAACCCACCGTAACCCCAGTAGCCGCATATCTGAAAATCATGTATTAGAACCCAATACTACTCGGGGGAATAACATGTGGTGGCAAACAGCAGGAACAACGCTGGCAATTATTGGACTGGCTGAAATTGGAGATAAGAGCCAATTGGTCTGCATGGCACTGGCAGCAAAACATGGTCGTGTAAGACCCATCCTGTTTGGTGCTGTATTGGCGTTTGCCCTATTGAATGGTTTAGCCGTTATATTCGGCGGTGCCTTGGCTCAATGGCTACCGCAGGAATGGATTTTGGGCGGTGTCGCGGTACTGTTTGCAGGGTTTGGCATCCATTCACTACTTCATGCCGATGAGGATGAAGACGATGATACAGAAGAACGTAAGTTCGGTAGTCTATTTATCACAACCTTCTTGATGATCTTTCTCGCTGAACTTGGTGACAAAACACAGATCGCAGTAGCGGGGCTTGCTGGTATATATCCAATATTGTTTGTCTGGATCGGTGCCACGGTTGCTTTGGCAATTACGTCCGTGATCGGTGCTGTTGCAGGGAAGACCGTATTGGGTAAACTTCCAATCGTCTGGTTACACAGATTTGCAGGTGTCCTGTTCCTTGGCATGTCTGCGTTTGCAGCGTGGTCGCTATTATCTGCACTGAATTACGTATAG
- a CDS encoding DUF1134 domain-containing protein, which produces MKFRLFQILPLLMLLVATPALAQDQAPAKDDGYDESQILDAAKNFFGETSEGLASVIQKAFSDHGKPNAIIVGEEASGAFFVGARYGEGELQTYDGINRKLYWQGPSVGFDWGGNASKVFTLIYHLDNPEEIFQRFPGVDGSLYVVGGIGLNYQESSGIILAPIRTGVGLRAGANVGYLHYTKEKSLNPF; this is translated from the coding sequence ATGAAATTCCGGTTGTTCCAGATCCTGCCGCTGTTGATGCTGCTCGTTGCGACCCCCGCCCTTGCTCAAGACCAAGCACCGGCCAAAGACGACGGCTATGACGAGAGCCAGATCCTCGACGCCGCCAAGAATTTCTTTGGCGAAACCAGCGAGGGCTTGGCCAGCGTCATTCAAAAAGCCTTTTCCGATCATGGCAAGCCCAATGCCATCATCGTCGGCGAGGAAGCCTCGGGGGCCTTTTTCGTCGGTGCCCGCTACGGCGAGGGGGAACTCCAGACCTATGACGGCATCAACCGGAAGCTCTATTGGCAAGGCCCTTCGGTGGGCTTTGATTGGGGGGGCAACGCATCGAAGGTCTTCACCCTGATCTACCACCTGGACAACCCCGAAGAGATCTTCCAACGCTTTCCCGGCGTCGATGGCAGCCTCTATGTGGTCGGCGGCATCGGCCTGAACTACCAGGAATCCAGCGGCATCATCCTCGCCCCCATCCGTACCGGCGTCGGCCTGCGCGCCGGGGCCAACGTGGGCTATCTGCATTACACCAAGGAAAAGAGTCTGAATCCGTTTTGA
- a CDS encoding TRAP transporter large permease, protein MTIGFLFITLFGLILIGTPIAFALGLSSVLTLLFFGNDDLGTLSGRIFDTMHHYTLMAIPFFVLSSAFLSTGGVARRLIRFAINVVGHMRGGLAMSSVLACMLFAAVSGSSPATVAAIGSIVIAGMIKSGYPKPFAAGVIANAGTLGILIPPSIVMVVYAAATEVSVGRMFLAGVFPGLLAGVMLMIAIYIRARVTGLPKQPVPSFEEFWDSFKDAIWGLMLIVVILGGIYGGIFTPTEAAAVAAVYAYIIAIFVYRDLGPLKKGEPRPSAISLLIQVFTHKEITHTILDAAKITIMLLFIISNAMLFAFVLTTERIPHEITEMIIAAGFEWWSFLIIVNLLLLAAGNFMEPSAILLIMAPILFPIAMELGIDPIHLGIIMVVNMEIGMITPPVGLNLFVTAGITNQSILWVVKAALPWLMILLVFLVMVTYIPAISTWLPTQLMGPEIITD, encoded by the coding sequence ATGACCATTGGCTTCCTGTTCATAACGCTATTCGGCCTAATCCTCATCGGCACGCCCATCGCCTTTGCGCTGGGCCTGTCCAGCGTGCTGACCTTGCTGTTCTTCGGCAATGACGACCTGGGCACCCTGTCGGGGCGGATCTTCGACACCATGCACCATTACACGCTGATGGCCATTCCGTTCTTCGTGTTGTCCTCGGCGTTCCTCTCCACCGGTGGCGTCGCGCGACGCCTGATCCGCTTCGCCATTAACGTGGTGGGACACATGCGCGGCGGCCTGGCCATGTCCTCGGTGCTGGCCTGTATGCTGTTCGCGGCGGTTTCCGGGTCGTCTCCGGCCACTGTGGCAGCCATCGGCTCCATTGTCATCGCGGGCATGATCAAGTCGGGCTATCCCAAGCCCTTCGCCGCCGGTGTGATCGCCAACGCGGGCACGCTCGGTATCTTGATCCCGCCGTCCATCGTCATGGTGGTTTATGCCGCCGCGACGGAAGTCTCGGTGGGACGCATGTTCCTGGCCGGTGTGTTCCCGGGCCTGTTGGCCGGTGTCATGCTGATGATCGCCATTTACATCCGGGCCCGAGTCACCGGGCTGCCCAAACAGCCGGTGCCTTCATTCGAAGAATTCTGGGATTCCTTCAAGGACGCCATTTGGGGGCTGATGCTGATCGTCGTCATCCTGGGCGGCATCTATGGCGGCATCTTTACCCCGACGGAAGCAGCGGCGGTGGCGGCGGTCTACGCCTATATCATCGCGATCTTCGTCTATCGGGATCTGGGACCGCTGAAAAAGGGCGAGCCCCGGCCGTCGGCCATTTCCCTGTTGATCCAGGTTTTCACCCACAAGGAGATCACCCATACCATCCTGGACGCGGCCAAGATCACCATCATGCTGCTGTTCATCATCTCCAACGCCATGCTGTTCGCCTTCGTGCTGACCACGGAACGCATTCCGCATGAAATCACCGAGATGATCATCGCCGCGGGCTTTGAATGGTGGTCGTTCCTGATCATCGTCAATCTGCTGCTGTTGGCGGCGGGCAACTTCATGGAGCCCTCGGCCATCCTGCTGATCATGGCGCCGATCTTGTTCCCCATCGCCATGGAATTGGGCATCGACCCGATCCATCTGGGCATCATCATGGTGGTCAACATGGAAATCGGCATGATCACGCCACCGGTGGGACTCAACCTGTTCGTCACCGCGGGGATAACAAACCAATCCATACTCTGGGTGGTGAAAGCCGCCCTGCCCTGGCTGATGATCCTGTTGGTCTTCCTGGTCATGGTGACCTACATACCAGCAATTTCCACCTGGCTGCCGACGCAGTTGATGGGACCAGAAATCATCACGGACTGA
- a CDS encoding TRAP transporter small permease, translating to MQKVIESLHRAEEGFLAFLLAAMTLLTFIQVVLRYAFNSGFIWALELTTFLFAWLVIFGVSYGIRIHSHIGVDAFVKLFPSAIQRILGLIAIAAGITYSTMMVIGGWEEVVLVWEINVETADLKWPMWFPLSVVVVGFGMAIIRLLVAGWTILTSDDTTLLGDEGEDALKQFAQKQDDDQETGK from the coding sequence ATGCAAAAGGTCATAGAATCCCTGCATAGGGCCGAAGAAGGCTTCCTTGCCTTCCTGCTTGCCGCCATGACCCTGCTCACCTTTATTCAGGTGGTGCTACGGTATGCGTTCAATTCCGGCTTCATTTGGGCTTTGGAACTGACCACATTTCTGTTCGCCTGGTTGGTGATCTTCGGGGTCTCGTACGGTATCCGCATCCACAGCCATATCGGCGTCGATGCTTTCGTGAAGCTGTTTCCTTCGGCCATTCAAAGAATTCTTGGCCTCATCGCCATCGCCGCCGGAATCACCTACAGCACCATGATGGTGATCGGTGGTTGGGAAGAGGTGGTTTTGGTCTGGGAGATCAATGTGGAAACCGCCGATCTCAAGTGGCCCATGTGGTTTCCCTTAAGCGTCGTGGTGGTCGGCTTCGGCATGGCCATCATCCGTTTGTTGGTGGCGGGTTGGACGATCCTCACCTCCGACGACACCACACTTCTTGGGGACGAGGGCGAGGACGCCTTGAAACAGTTCGCCCAAAAACAAGACGATGACCAGGAGACCGGAAAATGA
- a CDS encoding DctP family TRAP transporter solute-binding subunit: protein MRLFTTGIAAVAATAFMLTAAPATVSAKEIIIKFSHVTGGKTHPKVLAANLFAERVNERMKGKVKVEVYPSGQLFNDDKLLIELAKGKSVQMGSPSLSKFETFTKKFRIFDLPFLFDDINAVNAFQQSEHGQGILRSMEKKGILGLTFWHNGMKQMSANKPLVKPEDAKGLKFRVQQSDVLVAQFQQLGAVPQKMAFKEVYGALQTGVVDGQENTWSNIFTKKFFEVQDGVTETDHGILDYAVIVSKRFWMGLPDDIRTELNSILMEVTAERNNLARELNLNNRQKILDNKGVVRTLTAEQRAAWKAAMKPVWDRFADEIGPDLLKAADGFNK from the coding sequence ATGCGCCTGTTTACTACAGGAATTGCCGCCGTTGCAGCCACCGCCTTCATGTTGACCGCCGCCCCGGCGACCGTCAGCGCCAAGGAAATTATCATAAAGTTCAGCCACGTGACCGGGGGTAAAACCCATCCGAAGGTCCTGGCCGCCAACCTGTTCGCCGAACGCGTCAATGAGCGCATGAAAGGCAAGGTCAAGGTCGAAGTTTATCCGTCCGGCCAGCTGTTCAACGACGACAAGCTGCTGATTGAACTGGCCAAGGGCAAGTCGGTACAGATGGGCTCGCCGTCGCTGTCCAAGTTCGAGACCTTTACCAAGAAATTCCGCATCTTCGATCTGCCGTTCCTGTTCGACGATATCAACGCCGTGAACGCGTTCCAACAGTCCGAACATGGCCAAGGCATTCTTAGGTCCATGGAAAAGAAAGGCATTCTGGGCCTGACTTTCTGGCACAATGGCATGAAGCAGATGTCGGCCAACAAGCCGTTGGTCAAGCCCGAAGACGCCAAGGGGTTGAAGTTCCGCGTGCAGCAGTCCGATGTGCTGGTGGCTCAGTTCCAGCAGCTCGGCGCGGTGCCGCAGAAGATGGCCTTTAAGGAAGTCTATGGTGCCTTGCAGACCGGCGTCGTGGACGGTCAGGAAAACACCTGGTCCAACATCTTCACCAAGAAGTTCTTCGAAGTGCAGGACGGCGTGACCGAAACCGATCACGGCATCCTCGACTACGCGGTGATCGTGTCCAAGCGTTTCTGGATGGGCCTGCCGGATGATATCCGCACCGAGCTCAACAGCATCCTCATGGAAGTCACGGCCGAGCGCAACAACCTGGCCCGTGAGTTGAACCTCAACAACCGCCAGAAGATCCTCGACAACAAGGGCGTCGTGCGGACCCTGACCGCGGAACAGCGCGCCGCCTGGAAAGCCGCCATGAAGCCGGTATGGGACCGCTTCGCCGATGAAATCGGCCCGGACCTGCTGAAGGCCGCCGACGGCTTCAACAAGTAA
- a CDS encoding sigma-54 dependent transcriptional regulator, translating into MSEPDKGIVFFVDDEEHIRISGRQTLELAGYQVECFSSPSKVLPRLSAQWPGIIVSDIKMPDMDGLTLMSKAQEIAQDLPVVLITGHGDIAMAVQAIRDGAYDFIEKPFPADLLVDAVNRAMEKRNLVLEVQTLRRELGSRQGGALLVGKSPAMNRTRDIIANIADTGADVLIFGETGTGKELVARCLHEQSTRRDGHFVAVNCGAMPETIFESELFGHEQGAFTGAQTQRIGKIEHAAGGTLFLDEIESMPLGLQVKLLRVLQERVVERLGSNQLIPVNLRVVAATKTDLRKASEKNLFREDLYYRLNVMVLPLPTMRQRREDIPLLFHHFVEAAAARYNRPAEAPSAAQLSELMGHSWPGNVRELKNAAERFVLGYGITFDDSHPFDETDSMAGAQSLPEQVESFERSVIVQELQRQKGNIKATLERLGLPRKTLYDKMRKYDLDRRAFTE; encoded by the coding sequence ATGAGCGAACCGGACAAGGGAATCGTCTTTTTTGTCGATGATGAGGAGCATATCCGCATCTCCGGGCGCCAGACCCTGGAGTTGGCCGGGTATCAGGTGGAATGCTTTTCCTCGCCGTCCAAGGTTTTGCCTCGGCTGAGCGCCCAATGGCCGGGGATCATCGTCAGCGATATCAAGATGCCCGACATGGACGGCCTGACCTTGATGAGCAAGGCCCAGGAAATCGCCCAAGATCTACCGGTGGTCCTGATCACCGGCCACGGGGATATCGCCATGGCCGTGCAGGCGATCCGAGACGGGGCCTATGATTTCATCGAAAAACCGTTTCCTGCCGATTTGCTGGTGGATGCAGTCAACCGGGCTATGGAAAAACGCAATTTGGTGCTGGAAGTCCAGACCCTGCGGCGGGAATTGGGCTCTCGCCAAGGCGGCGCCCTGCTGGTCGGCAAGTCTCCGGCCATGAACCGCACCCGCGATATCATCGCCAACATCGCCGACACCGGGGCCGACGTTCTGATTTTCGGCGAGACCGGGACGGGCAAGGAACTGGTCGCCCGCTGCCTGCATGAGCAAAGCACCCGCCGGGACGGCCATTTTGTTGCCGTGAATTGCGGCGCCATGCCGGAAACCATCTTCGAAAGCGAGTTGTTCGGACATGAACAAGGCGCTTTCACCGGTGCCCAGACCCAGCGGATCGGCAAGATCGAGCACGCGGCGGGGGGCACCTTGTTTCTTGACGAAATCGAGAGCATGCCCCTAGGCCTTCAGGTCAAGTTGTTAAGGGTTTTGCAGGAGCGGGTGGTGGAACGGTTGGGTTCCAACCAACTGATCCCGGTGAACCTGAGGGTGGTCGCGGCCACCAAGACCGATCTGCGCAAGGCCAGCGAGAAAAATTTGTTCCGCGAGGACCTCTATTATCGGCTTAATGTGATGGTGCTGCCGCTGCCGACCATGCGCCAACGCCGTGAAGATATCCCGCTGTTGTTTCATCATTTCGTCGAAGCCGCCGCGGCGCGCTATAACCGGCCGGCCGAGGCCCCCAGCGCCGCCCAACTGAGCGAGCTGATGGGACATTCTTGGCCCGGCAACGTGCGGGAACTGAAGAATGCCGCCGAACGGTTCGTACTTGGCTATGGCATCACTTTTGATGACTCCCACCCGTTCGATGAAACAGACAGTATGGCGGGCGCACAGTCCCTTCCGGAACAGGTGGAATCCTTCGAGCGCAGCGTCATCGTGCAGGAATTGCAACGCCAGAAGGGTAATATCAAGGCGACTCTTGAACGCCTCGGTCTGCCGCGCAAGACCCTCTATGACAAGATGCGTAAGTACGATCTGGACCGCCGCGCTTTCACTGAATAG
- a CDS encoding ATP-binding protein — protein MSEPTKQDQEFDWPEVPKFVSAPQGSVRAKLTFIFATVVTAAVVMMLVSVWIRATALKDMEAKGHERLATFVENLRSELDKYAYLPVVLSRNQDLTELLLAPEDLDGVDHVNRALESINRIAATSAVYLMNGDGLTIAASNWNSDRPFVGKNFNFRPYFQDALRGETGRYFALGTTSNKPGYYLSYPVKDETRILGVVVVKIGMERLETAWAASESQVLVTDKHGIAFISSRPDWRFKTLETLPPGLADHIRISQQYGTNALTPLQIEQRVPAGESGEIMTIRTEETRSGKARFFVQSLLYPETGWTLHLMSDVKAVDRIVYGALAAAAFTLVVFAFFAYTLFQRRLRLWERVHYQRKARAALQQAYDQLEKRIEARTADLRHSNQALHREIQERRKTESTLRTTQAEMVHACKLAALGQMSAGITHELNQPLTAIRTYADNAHVLLDRDRLDDVRGNLSQISDLTNRMATITGDLKTFARKPPDEVGPVDLRIALHGALSLLTKVTKTDGLEITDKVPSGCPMVVGEELRLEQVFLNLFRNALDAMDGMEKDQPRRLGIDAEITDEQILVLIHDSGPGLTEEDLEKVFDPFYTTKAMGKGLGLGLSISDRIINDFGGSLRVSNHPDGGALFTVALQRDHGNQMAQTA, from the coding sequence ATGAGCGAGCCAACCAAGCAGGATCAGGAATTCGACTGGCCGGAGGTACCGAAATTCGTCTCGGCGCCCCAGGGCTCGGTGCGGGCCAAGCTGACCTTTATTTTCGCCACCGTGGTGACGGCGGCGGTGGTCATGATGCTGGTGTCCGTATGGATCCGGGCCACGGCGCTAAAGGACATGGAAGCCAAGGGACACGAACGCTTGGCCACCTTTGTCGAGAACCTGCGAAGCGAGTTGGACAAATACGCCTATCTGCCGGTTGTGCTATCGCGCAATCAGGACCTGACAGAGCTGTTGCTGGCGCCCGAGGACCTGGACGGGGTGGACCACGTCAACCGGGCGCTGGAAAGCATTAACCGCATTGCCGCCACCTCGGCGGTTTATTTGATGAATGGTGATGGCCTGACCATTGCCGCCAGCAACTGGAACAGTGATCGTCCCTTTGTCGGCAAGAACTTCAACTTCCGCCCCTATTTCCAAGACGCCCTTCGAGGTGAGACGGGGCGCTATTTTGCCTTGGGCACCACGTCGAACAAGCCGGGCTACTATCTTTCTTATCCGGTCAAGGACGAGACGCGCATTCTCGGTGTCGTTGTCGTCAAGATTGGCATGGAACGGTTGGAAACCGCCTGGGCGGCTTCTGAAAGCCAGGTTCTGGTCACCGACAAACATGGTATTGCTTTCATCTCCAGCCGCCCGGACTGGCGTTTCAAGACCCTGGAAACCCTGCCCCCGGGGTTGGCGGATCATATTCGCATTTCGCAGCAGTATGGCACCAATGCCCTTACGCCATTGCAAATCGAGCAACGGGTTCCAGCCGGCGAAAGTGGTGAAATCATGACCATCCGGACCGAAGAGACCCGTTCTGGCAAAGCCCGGTTCTTTGTACAGTCGCTGCTTTATCCGGAGACCGGCTGGACATTGCACCTGATGTCGGACGTCAAGGCGGTTGATCGGATTGTCTATGGCGCGCTGGCGGCCGCGGCCTTTACCTTGGTGGTCTTTGCTTTCTTCGCCTACACCTTGTTCCAACGCCGTCTGCGTCTGTGGGAGCGCGTGCATTATCAGCGCAAGGCCCGTGCCGCCTTGCAACAGGCCTATGATCAGTTGGAGAAACGCATCGAAGCCCGCACCGCCGACCTGCGCCACAGCAATCAGGCCCTGCATCGGGAAATCCAGGAACGCCGCAAGACCGAGTCCACCCTGCGCACCACCCAGGCGGAAATGGTCCATGCCTGCAAGCTGGCCGCCCTGGGACAGATGTCGGCAGGCATCACCCATGAACTCAATCAGCCGCTGACCGCCATCCGCACCTATGCGGACAATGCCCATGTGCTTCTCGACCGCGACCGCCTGGACGACGTGCGCGGCAATCTTAGTCAAATATCCGATCTGACCAACCGCATGGCGACCATCACCGGCGATCTGAAAACATTCGCCCGCAAACCACCGGACGAGGTTGGCCCGGTGGATCTGCGGATCGCCCTGCATGGCGCCCTGTCCTTGCTGACCAAGGTAACCAAAACCGACGGCCTGGAAATCACCGACAAGGTCCCATCGGGCTGTCCCATGGTCGTTGGCGAGGAACTGCGACTTGAACAGGTTTTCCTCAACCTGTTCCGGAATGCCTTGGATGCCATGGACGGCATGGAGAAGGATCAGCCCCGCCGCCTCGGCATTGATGCGGAAATCACCGACGAACAGATTCTGGTGCTGATTCACGACAGCGGCCCCGGCCTCACCGAGGAAGATCTGGAAAAGGTCTTTGATCCCTTCTATACCACCAAAGCGATGGGCAAGGGGCTTGGCTTGGGACTGTCGATTTCCGATCGGATCATCAATGATTTCGGCGGCAGCCTGCGAGTTTCCAATCATCCCGATGGCGGCGCGCTGTTCACTGTCGCCCTACAGCGAGACCACGGCAACCAGATGGCACAGACCGCATGA
- a CDS encoding mitochondrial fission ELM1 family protein, which yields MARSLTIWALCDDRAGNVNQVRGVAEALGLPFLIQDLTYTAAAALPNYMVGATFSGLTRDARINLAPPWPDLVIAAGRRTAPVARAIKEKTDGQCFLLQVMYPGEAGIDEFDLVAVPHHDKMPKRDNFFEVLGAPHRLNKGNLAAAAKAWEGRFDHLPGPRIALIVGGSTKRKVFTSEMGAELGRLASKLANSKNGSLMVTTSRRTGEAADALIEAIDAPSHLFKWGDEGDNPYLGYMAVADAVIVTGDSVSMCSESCAVSRPTYIYAPKKVTVRKHAMLHQELYAQGFARPLEGELSLDWTHPELNVADQIADELLLRLKRE from the coding sequence ATGGCACGATCATTGACCATCTGGGCCCTGTGCGACGACCGGGCGGGCAACGTCAATCAGGTGCGCGGCGTCGCCGAGGCCCTGGGGCTGCCGTTCCTGATCCAGGACCTGACCTATACCGCCGCCGCCGCCTTGCCCAATTACATGGTCGGGGCGACCTTTTCCGGCCTGACCCGCGATGCGCGGATCAACCTGGCCCCCCCCTGGCCGGACCTGGTCATCGCCGCCGGACGCCGCACCGCCCCGGTGGCCCGGGCGATCAAGGAAAAGACCGACGGCCAGTGTTTCTTGTTACAGGTCATGTATCCGGGAGAGGCGGGGATCGACGAGTTCGATCTGGTCGCCGTGCCGCACCACGACAAGATGCCCAAGCGGGATAATTTCTTCGAGGTGCTGGGCGCGCCGCACCGGCTGAACAAGGGTAATCTGGCCGCCGCCGCCAAGGCTTGGGAGGGTCGGTTCGATCATCTCCCCGGTCCGCGCATCGCCCTGATCGTCGGGGGCTCCACCAAGCGCAAGGTTTTCACCTCGGAAATGGGGGCCGAACTGGGTCGCCTGGCCTCGAAGCTGGCCAATAGCAAGAACGGCTCGTTGATGGTCACCACCTCGCGGCGCACGGGCGAGGCCGCGGATGCGCTGATCGAGGCCATCGACGCGCCGTCCCATCTGTTCAAGTGGGGGGACGAGGGGGACAACCCCTACCTGGGTTACATGGCCGTGGCCGACGCGGTGATCGTCACCGGCGATTCCGTCTCCATGTGTTCAGAGAGTTGCGCCGTTTCCCGGCCCACCTATATCTATGCACCCAAGAAGGTCACCGTGCGCAAACATGCCATGCTACATCAGGAACTTTATGCCCAGGGTTTTGCCCGACCGTTGGAAGGGGAGTTGAGCCTGGACTGGACTCACCCGGAACTGAATGTGGCCGACCAGATCGCCGACGAACTACTGCTCCGACTGAAACGGGAGTAG